The proteins below come from a single Eremothecium sinecaudum strain ATCC 58844 chromosome II, complete sequence genomic window:
- a CDS encoding nucleobase cation symporter-1 family protein (Syntenic homolog of Ashbya gossypii AFR598C; Non-syntenic homolog of Saccharomyces cerevisiae YBL042C (FUI1)) has product MASSPKSLVHESIEKVDEHEWASTVSEGKVSEPPYVKESFKSKCRCLFQHIKHLDVKGIISFLEVKQHHGSSKGEAQSVLESFLYNDDLAPVEAARRTWTWKQFVYFWISGAFNVNTWQISALGLQYGLNWWQTWILTWFGYTIVAVFLVMASRVGNIYHLSFPISCRIAFGTYFSIWIVLNRVIMACVWYAVLGWLGGKCIQLILMSLFGTDLPLRLGDHIPANTLNDFEFLCFILFWIFSLPFLWMPPHSLRYIFAVKAAVTPFAAFTFVIWAIVKSKGKFEWGALSVADESKKLSTAWAVIRTLIIPLGNFSTLLLNAPDFARFSKNPISATYSQLISLPVVFSTISLLGILVVSSTYTIYGVNEWDPLVTLGRFLKGYSSGDRAGVFLIATVFCFDQLGANLANNAIPAGTDMTALFPKFINIRRGSYFCAFLSLVICPWNLMSSSAKFTNALSAYAVFLSSISGVIAADYYIVRKGYVNLLHCYTNKADSYYMYNKFGTNWRAVVAYVVGIIPNFAGFLGDLGVGISVSVAAMRIYYMNYFIGFFVSGLVYIILVYFFPVSGVPEGKLLSLKPWSEKWVEVEEFAKERAAYEKDEEYVVEAFTSGSKVRQEC; this is encoded by the coding sequence ATGGCTTCAAGCCCTAAGTCTCTCGTTCATGAGTCTATCGAAAAGGTCGATGAGCATGAATGGGCATCCACTGTTAGTGAAGGTAAGGTTTCTGAACCTCCATATGTGAAAGAATCGTTTAAATCAAAGTGCCGCTGTCTGTTTCAACATATCAAGCACTTGGATGTAAAGGGCATTATTAGCTTCCTTGAGGTTAAGCAGCATCACGGCAGTTCGAAGGGCGAAGCGCAAAGTGTTTTAGAATCGTTTCTTTACAATGACGACTTGGCACCAGTTGAGGCTGCGAGGCGTACATGGACTTGGAAGCAGTTCGTTTATTTTTGGATATCCGGTGCATTTAACGTTAATACTTGGCAAATCTCGGCACTTGGATTGCAGTACGGTTTAAATTGGTGGCAGACCTGGATTTTAACGTGGTTCGGGTACACTATAGTAGCTGTTTTTTTGGTTATGGCTTCTCGTGTTGGTAATATTTACCACCTCTCCTTCCCGATCTCTTGTAGGATTGCCTTTGGTACTTATTTCTCTATCTGGATTGTTCTTAATAGAGTCATTATGGCATGCGTTTGGTATGCTGTCCTAGGTTGGCTAGGTGGTAAATGTATTCAATTGATTCTAATGTCACTGTTCGGTACTGACTTGCCTTTAAGGCTTGGTGACCATATTCCTGCCAATACGCTGAATGATTTTGAATTTCTTTGTTTCATTCTATTCTGGATCTTCAGTCTGCCATTTTTATGGATGCCTCCTCACTCACTACGTTACATTTTTGCCGTCAAGGCAGCAGTTACTCCATTTGCTGCGTTTACTTTTGTCATTTGGGCAATTGTAAAGTCTAAAGGTAAATTTGAATGGGGTGCATTATCTGTTGCTGACGAAAGCAAGAAGTTAAGTACAGCATGGGCCGTCATCAGAACTTTGATTATTCCTCTAGGTAACTTTTCAACGTTGCTGTTGAACGCGCCAGATTTCGCTCGTTTTTCTAAAAATCCAATTTCTGCAACATATTCGCAGTTGATTTCACTTCCAGTTGTTTTTTCGACAATTTCTCTGCTAGGTATTTTGGTTGTCTCTAGTACTTACACAATATACGGTGTCAACGAATGGGATCCATTAGTTACCTTGGGTAGGTTCTTGAAAGGATACAGCTCTGGTGATCGTGCTGGTGTGTTCTTAATTGCAACGGTTTTCTGTTTCGATCAATTAGGTGCAAACTTGGCTAACAATGCTATACCTGCAGGTACCGACATGACTGCATTGTTTCCAAAGTTTATTAATATTAGACGTGGTTCCTACTTCTGTGCATTCTTGTCTTTAGTTATTTGTCCATGGAACCTAAtgtcttcttctgcaaAATTTACTAATGCTTTATCTGCTTACGCTGTTTTCCTATCATCGATTTCAGGTGTTATTGCTGCGGATTATTATATTGTTAGGAAGGGTTATGTTAACCTGTTGCATTGCTATACAAACAAAGCTGACTCGTATTACATGTACAACAAATTTGGTACTAACTGGAGAGCTGTTGTTGCATATGTAGTTGGTATCATTCCAAATTTCGCAGGTTTCCTTGGTGATTTAGGAGTTGGGATTAGCGTTTCGGTTGCTGCCATGAGGATTTACTATATGAACTACTTCATTGGCTTTTTCGTTTCGGGTTTAGTGTATATCATTTTGGTTTACTTCTTCCCTGTTTCAGGGGTCCCAGAAGGTAAATTATTATCACTCAAGCCTTGGAGTGAAAAATGGGTAGAGGTTGAAGAGTTCGCTAAGGAAAGGGCGGCATATGAAAAGGATGAAGAGTACGTTGTCGAAGCCTTTACTTCTGGCTCAAAAGTGAGACAGGAGTGCTGA
- the VID22 gene encoding Vid22p (Syntenic homolog of Ashbya gossypii AFR587C; Syntenic homolog of Saccharomyces cerevisiae YGR071C (ENV11) and YLR373C (VID22)), with protein sequence MVQASTHSDGLEWIGIHSQDRGQTEHFESLVDKHRPWIPIHRLRKNRSLCWTHYLCQDASLKVLKCKHCGGLLVHIGKDRSSTSRFRSHLKHHHRIDPNSDYYMGTSLLPMSATGAKRIAEKPQRANKVSLNNSNNYIGVNGIQPMTSQTNQLAFENQTPASGDVVLHKAQKPPKARRTVLRTDLLLGIMTASQDLRHDFFENDVVKELLGRLSDFDSLDLPAAITHTAQDIDDIITRTVVLNKQHLSGNLLVKRGQSINSLKLVLTERIHALSQLSFFSISYRHWHKPKISTWFLNFYDPLDARQYSFLVDACMNKPPLRAGIEIARPVVSRYAGIERYVVSNMAPNSHLNIKDGEEWNICAASELYRCFLKLFGESNSTFDVSDTLMSLEHITVTNPLISQIKDFSRNSRNEWQASISQLDPVNYSTLTESITSLLKLRPLLDMLDPPPFSSNNYLEMVHFTDVAQGFNRVLQFFTRAPQQIWQFTLLAVIALDEQLSQTLEEVVPGSKFGNHVENCVSATSRFKRRLLGQEHYVLASFLVPTTLFDDGLLKTLFETDSLNTVVDIVVNMIYVLLADYLDVKISDEAEATYNENSIGVIRTQEEFANIAKDVIRDDIYAYLQLVDEVVPAAFQARCSKLGITKSSNSAGDGQYATYMRNDTFLAPLDTFLEIHVPVARRFYLEKWNTLGPVMRFVLKMLNSQPASTITSTTSFLASYKPICDDDMVGNVLKVKCLESQFYSTKIDFDHDSLPLICKFASKISGC encoded by the coding sequence ATGGTACAGGCTTCGACGCATAGCGACGGGCTTGAATGGATAGGGATCCATTCACAAGATCGCGGTCAGACAGAGCACTTCGAGAGCCTGGTCGATAAACACAGGCCGTGGATCCCAATTCATAGATTGCGGAAAAATCGTTCTCTTTGTTGGACCCATTATCTTTGTCAGGATGCTTCCCTTAAAGTGTTAAAATGCAAACACTGTGGGGGGTTATTAGTCCACATAGGCAAAGATCGCTCTAGCACAAGTCGTTTCCGATCACATCTAAAACATCATCACAGAATTGATCCGAACTCGGATTACTACATGGGTACCTCCCTACTTCCAATGTCTGCGACAGGGGCTAAACGAATAGCAGAGAAGCCACAAAGAGCTAATAAGGTTTCACTTAATAACAGTAATAACTATATTGGAGTTAATGGGATACAACCAATGACGTCACAGACTAACCAATTAGCGTTTGAAAACCAAACACCTGCGTCAGGGGATGTAGTATTGCATAAGGCACAGAAGCCGCCCAAGGCTCGGCGAACAGTTCTTCGAACCGATCTGTTATTGGGTATAATGACTGCTTCGCAGGATCTGCGGCATGACTTTTTCGAGAATGATGTCGTTAAAGAGTTACTCGGAAGGCTGTCGGATTTTGATTCGCTCGATTTACCGGCGGCTATCACTCACACAGCACAGGATATTGACGATATAATAACCCGTACGGTGGTGCTGAATAAGCAGCACCTGAGCGGCAACTTGCTAGTGAAACGGGGACAGTCAATTAACTCACTAAAGTTAGTCCTGACTGAACGAATCCATGCGTTGTCTCAGCTATCATTCTTCTCAATATCTTACCGGCATTGGCACAAGCCTAAGATCTCTACTTGGTTTTTGAACTTCTATGACCCATTAGATGCTCGGCAGTATTCTTTTTTAGTAGATGCGTGTATGAATAAGCCACCTTTACGGGCTGGAATTGAAATTGCACGACCAGTAGTTTCAAGGTATGCTGGGATAGAGCGCTATGTTGTCAGCAATATGGCTCCAAATAGCCATCTAAATATTAAGGATGGAGAAGAATGGAATATATGTGCTGCCAGCGAACTCTATCGATGCTTTTTGAAGCTATTTGGTGAAAGTAACTCTACTTTTGACGTATCTGATACCCTAATGTCCTTGGAGCACATCACTGTAACTAATCCCCTAATATCCCAGATCAAGGACTTCTCACGGAATTCGCGTAATGAATGGCAGGCCAGTATTTCGCAGCTTGATCCCGTGAACTACTCTACTCTTACGGAGTCAATTACTTCGTTACTGAAGTTGAGACCGCTGTTGGACATGTTAGATCCGCCACCTTTTAGTTCTAACAACTATTTGGAGATGGTACATTTTACGGATGTGGCCCAAGGGTTTAATAGGGTGCTCCAGTTCTTTACCAGAGCACCGCAGCAGATTTGGCAGTTTACTTTATTGGCCGTCATTGCCTTGGACGAGCAACTATCGCAGACGTTGGAAGAAGTGGTACCAGGCTCAAAATTTGGTAACCATGTCGAGAACTGTGTTTCTGCAACTTCAAGGTTTAAAAGACGCCTGCTGGGTCAGGAACATTACGTACTGGCATCATTTCTGGTTCCTACGACGCTTTTTGACGACGGGCTACTGAAAACATTATTCGAGACAGATTCCCTTAACACGGTGGTGGACATAGTTGTTAATATGATATACGTTTTACTTGCTGATTACCTAGATGTCAAGATATCGGATGAAGCGGAGGCAACCTACAACGAAAACTCCATTGGAGTTATACGCACTCAGGAAGAGTTTGCAAATATAGCTAAAGACGTCATACGTGATGATATTTACGCATACCTGCAATTGGTAGATGAGGTAGTACCGGCTGCATTCCAAGCTCGTTGTTCCAAACTGGGGATAACTAAGAGTAGCAATAGCGCTGGGGATGGCCAATATGCGACATATATGCGAAACGACACTTTTCTGGCTCCTCTTGACACATTTTTGGAGATCCATGTTCCTGTGGCTCGGCGATTTTACTTGGAAAAGTGGAATACACTTGGCCCAGTAATGCGATTTGTTCTGAAAATGCTCAATTCACAACCGGCATCCACGATCACATCCACGACGTCATTCTTGGCGTCATATAAGCCCATCTGTGACGACGATATGGTAGGAAATGTTTTGAAAGTCAAGTGTCTGGAATCCCAATTTTACTCTACAAAAATAGACTTTGACCACGACAGCCTGCCATTAATATGTAAATTTGCAAGTAAGATATCAGGGTGCTAG
- the PBP4 gene encoding Pbp4p (Syntenic homolog of Ashbya gossypii AFR594W; Syntenic homolog of Saccharomyces cerevisiae YDL053C (PBP4)): MVQAARPKLTGWAAAASAKEMGSSTTSSGVSGGSGHHNHNTTQSQHYPLHSATEGQTIPSGTAHSASGAGTPAASNHINASGTKDDDSGANEVKDSKKSRKPQRAPFNAQEVDTFLRSHFKQHVQSATSYGSSSRSDTWDTNTSSKWKSKRYGCLNEIAKALRS; encoded by the coding sequence ATGGTGCAAGCAGCAAGACCAAAGCTTACTGGGTGGGCGGCAGCAGCCTCCGCTAAGGAAATGGGCTCTTCCACTACTAGTTCAGGGGTCAGCGGCGGCAGCGGTCACCACAATCACAACACTACGCAATCGCAACATTATCCTCTCCATTCTGCTACTGAAGGACAAACAATTCCCTCTGGTACTGCTCATTCTGCTTCAGGTGCAGGTACTCCTGCTGCTTCGAATCACATAAATGCATCTGGAACAAAGGACGATGATTCTGGTGCGAATGAAGTGAAAGATAGTAAGAAGAGCCGGAAGCCCCAGAGGGCGCCTTTTAATGCTCAAGAAGTTGATACATTTTTGCGTAGCCATTTTAAGCAACATGTGCAGAGTGCAACGTCGTATGGCTCTAGTTCGCGGTCTGATACTTGGGACACTAACACATCGAGCAAGTGGAAGTCTAAAAGATATGGGTGTTTGAACGAAATTGCGAAGGCTCTTCGGTCATAG
- a CDS encoding C2H2-type zinc finger protein (Syntenic homolog of Ashbya gossypii AFR588W; Syntenic homolog of Saccharomyces cerevisiae YLR375W (STP3) and YDL048C (STP4)) — protein MSTSPTKSNRVTQDSQITLPPISSFDNLIRAASEHVVSGSPSDVMAAVAAAPRYGPTTPDSLLSYQLSTIDKSRLQIDMLSLDNQNYFLSYGNGSNDRSNDQKTHKPRKKKKCPICHNYYANLSTHKSTHLDPGARPYKCEVCTRGFARSNDMQRHKKRHWKGELFAPQGGVKGADAKQLIQIQPLRRQTVLEREDLIAQLQTHIPRKQLETRYLVQGTYKCPFNSTLIKLDMEIFPSKDRPLPFATSTCHITGVFSRCDTYKNHLKALHFEYPPGTKKRERANIHGRCKHCGAMFDNVDIWLNEHVGKICGYFYH, from the coding sequence ATGAGCACTTCGCCTACTAAGTCAAATAGAGTAACACAAGATAGCCAAATTACGTTGCCGCCAATTTCTTCCTTTGATAACTTGATCCGAGCTGCATCAGAACATGTCGTGTCAGGCTCACCGAGCGACGTTATGGCTGCAGTTGCCGCTGCGCCTCGGTATGGTCCTACAACGCCTGATTCATTATTGTCTTACCAGTTAAGCACTATAGATAAATCAAGGCTACAAATTGACATGCTTTCCTTGGATAATCAGAACTATTTTCTCTCGTATGGAAATGGTTCAAATGATCGCAGCAACGATCAGAAAACGCATAAACCaagaaagaagaaaaaaTGCCCGATATGTCACAACTACTATGCAAATCTGTCGACCCATAAGTCAACACACCTCGACCCTGGGGCAAGACCCTATAAATGTGAGGTATGCACCAGGGGGTTTGCTAGATCTAATGATATGCAGCGGCATAAAAAACGGCACTGGAAAGGCGAGCTCTTCGCTCCGCAGGGCGGGGTGAAGGGGGCGGACGCAAAGCAGCTAATACAGATTCAGCCACTTCGGCGGCAAACAGTCCTAGAAAGAGAAGATCTGATAGCTCAATTACAAACACATATCCCACGAAAACAACTCGAAACGCGTTACCTAGTGCAGGGGACTTACAAGTGCCCCTTCAATTCTACGTTGATTAAGTTAGATATGGAGATATTTCCTTCTAAGGATCGACCGCTCCCATTTGCTACTTCGACCTGTCACATTACGGGGGTCTTTTCGAGATGTGACACGTACAAAAATCATCTCAAAGCATTACACTTTGAGTACCCACCGGGTACCAAGAAACGAGAACGCGCAAATATCCACGGACGGTGCAAGCACTGCGGTGCGATGTTTGATAACGTGGACATCTGGCTTAATGAACATGTGGGTAAGATATGCGGTTATTTTTATCATTGA
- a CDS encoding HBL378Wp (Syntenic homolog of Ashbya gossypii AFR597W; Syntenic homolog of Ashbya gossypii NOHBY655; No homolog in Saccharomyces cerevisiae; Syntenic homolog of Saccharomyces kluyveri SAKL0H03652g; putative -1 frameshift in Ashbya gossypii and Holleya sinecauda; ribosomal slippage) codes for MYLILTLTVPQIVKYQRKCMLIPKNSLHYSFDSFQEVNSWYEDYTSKKVLKPIYFINVARESLTNYLSNRPGYVRQLNPRVSGSRPIVTVFYEFKEGSSGIEDGFVFGDYSHPSGQHYWLRWPEVVDEFIYFSKHFITIPSVGWVNYLHRFGIPVMGTLNLDELGGIYSDNTLLQRDSSGQFLLVTILTTLCQVFNFEGWLVHLESTFTSRSNSIVNLVRALRSHVRLHVKCGRVIWYESYVARSGKSEQHSGVNLQNWQFLDAADRLITNCFWKVANLTETTQNIGTLYMQNKVSWGLDSWGRGAKLCGSGLACDIAINAVKKASSNITLFAPAWTYENFQYNDFPDIDDEFWAKISKSVKSSDDDSKEFEAVPWYINSDSVSFLTLFSTGSGSFFNFNGTIVSSDNWVHLSLATPMPNKNDLIRLNTSDAFIGGNCISIIIPKFQSEGINIFKFDQYFKAGVVDKYQLKARVCYKGVINGILPCLVIRCYVIRRGKMAGHLIRVKDLSIRILLNPIENWEYREAAIDIPTMSVAYNEEILVESCELEWTIASFDGTDLGNDPWLIVPNEVEMNQNIAKLPLAANSSISLGLFSIEIAEKGTKSVKNRSRSQLEDSNTILKWQNYEDAFMWIVMDAGFFKGVTFVNCWPTLSTKNIQIYKVQRNGEIMEMRV; via the exons ATGTACCTAATTCTAACTTTAACCGTTCCACAAATAGTGAAGTATCAAAGAAAGTGTATGTTGATACCAAAAAATTCACTGCATTATTC CTTTGATTCATTTCAGGAAGTCAATAGCTGGTATGAGGATTATACCAGTAAAAAAGTGTTGAAACCTATTTACTTTATTAATGTCGCTAGAGAGTCATTGACTAACTACTTAAGTAACCGGCCAGGTTATGTTCGTCAATTAAATCCACGAGTTAGTGGGTCACGACCGATTGTTACAGTGTTTTATGAGTTCAAAGAAGGTAGTAGTGGTATAGAAGACGGATTTGTATTTGGAGATTACTCTCACCCTTCGGGACAGCATTACTGGTTAAGATGGCCAGAAGTTGTAGATGAGTTCATTTATTTTTCTAAGCACTTCATAACCATTCCTAGTGTTGGATGGGTAAATTACTTACATCGGTTTGGAATACCTGTTATGGGGACATTAAATCTTGACGAGTTGGGCGGTATATACTCCGATAATACTCTATTACAACGCGATAGTTCAGGGCAGTTTTTATTGGTGACAATTTTAACTACTCTCTGCCAAGTATTCAACTTCGAAGGCTGGCTAGTTCACCTTGAAAGCACCTTCACGAGCCGCTCAAATTCTATTGTAAATCTAGTAAGAGCACTACGGAGTCATGTAAGACTACATGTAAAATGCGGAAGAGTTATCTGGTATGAGTCTTACGTTGCAAGATCTGGGAAGTCTGAGCAGCACAGCGGTGTGAATCTTCAGAACTGGCAATTCCTTGACGCCGCTGATAGGTTGATAACCAACTGCTTTTGGAAGGTTGCAAATCTTACGGAAACCACGCAGAATATTGGGACCCTATACATGCAAAATAAAGTTTCATGGGGTTTGGATTCTTGGGGTCGAGGTGCGAAGTTGTGCGGTAGTGGATTAGCTTGTGATATTGCAATAAATGCAGTAAAGAAAGCCAGTAGTAATATAACGCTATTTGCGCCAGCATGGACTTATGAAAACTTCCAATATAATGACTTCCCAGATATTGATGACGAGTTCTGGGCTAAAATATCCAAAAGCGTAAAGAGTTCCGATGATGATAGTAAAGAATTTGAGGCTGTACCTTGGTATATCAACTCTGACAGTGTCTCATTCTTAACTCTCTTTTCAACAGGTTCTGGTTCatttttcaattttaaTGGTACTATTGTTTCCTCGGATAATTGGGTTCATTTATCTTTAGCAACTCCGATGCCAAACAAAAATGATTTGATAAGATTAAATACGTCAGACGCTTTCATTGGAGGAAACTGCATTTCGATAATTATTCCGAAGTTCCAGTCTGAAGGGATTaatatcttcaaattcGATCAGTATTTTAAGGCAGGTGTTGTGGATAAGTACCAATTGAAGGCTCGAGTATGTTATAAAGGCGTCATTAATGGAATTCTGCCTTGTTTGGTTATTCGATGCTATGTTATAAGAAGGGGTAAAATGGCGGGCCATCTGATTAGGGTGAAGGATCTAAGTATCCGCATATTACTCAACCCCATTGAAAATTGGGAGTATAGGGAAGCCGCAATAGATATACCAACAATGTCAGTTGCATATAATGAGGAAATCCTCGTTGAAAGCTGTGAATTAGAATGGACTATAGCATCCTTTGATGGAACGGATTTAGGCAATGATCCTTGGCTTATTGTTCCAAATGAGGTAGAAATGAATCAAAACATTGCTAAACTACCACTAGCTGCTAATAGTAGTATATCCCTTGGGCTATTCTCTATTGAAATTGCAGAAAAAGGAACAAAATCGGTCAAAAATAGGAGCAGATCCCAGCTTGAGGATAGCAATACTATTTTAAAATGGCAAAACTATGAGGATGCGTTTATGTGGATTGTAATGGATGCAGGATTTTTCAAGGGTGTGACATTCGTTAACTGTTGGCCAACATTATCCACGAAaaatattcaaatataTAAGGTTCAACGTAATGGGGAAATAATGGAAATGCGAGTCTAA
- the SEC61 gene encoding translocon subunit SEC61 (Syntenic homolog of Ashbya gossypii AFR596W; Syntenic homolog of Saccharomyces cerevisiae YLR378C (SEC61)): MSGRLLDLFKPFEAFLPEVIAPERKVPYNQKLIWTAVSLLIFLVLGQIPLFGIVSSESSDPLYWLRAMLASNRGTLMELGVTPIITSSMIFQFLQGTQLLQVNLESKQDRDLFQVAQKVCAIVLTLGQAIVVVLSGNYGRAADLGIAISLLLILQLVFASFIVMLLDELLVKGYGLGSGISLFTATNIAEQIFWKAFAPTTVNSGRGKEFEGAVIALFHLLSIRKDKKRALVEAFYRQHLPNMFQVLSTVGVFLFVLYLQGFRYELPIRSTRTRGQLGAYPIKLFYTSNTPIMLQSALTSNIFLTSQLLYQKFPSNPFVKLLGVWGTRPSAPFGQQAALSGLSYYIQPPFSFTDALLDPTKTIIYVLFVLGACAMFSRTWIDVSGTSPRDVSKQFKEQGLVINGKRETNVYKELKRIIPTAAAFGGATIGALAVGSDLLGTLGSGTSILMATTTIYGYYEIAAKEGGFTKNLVAGFTEITG, from the coding sequence ATGAGTGGCCGCCTACTAGACCTTTTTAAACCTTTCGAGGCATTCCTGCCTGAAGTTATCGCTCCTGAAAGAAAAGTCCCATATAATCAAAAGTTGATATGGACTGCGGTTTCTTTGCTGATATTTTTGGTGTTGGGTCAAATTCCATTGTTCGGTATCGTTTCAAGTGAAAGCAGTGATCCATTGTATTGGCTTCGTGCTATGTTAGCTTCCAACCGTGGTACGCTTATGGAGTTGGGTGTTACTCCTATAATTACATCGTCTATGATTTTCCAGTTTTTACAGGGTACACAATTGTTGCAAGTGAATTTGGAAAGTAAGCAAGATCGGGACTTGTTTCAGGTTGCTCAAAAGGTATGTGCTATTGTTTTGACTTTAGGTCAGGCTATCGTTGTTGTCTTGAGTGGTAACTATGGAAGGGCAGCTGATTTGGGCATTGCAATCTCTTTGTTGTTGATTTTGCAGCTTGTTTTTGCTTCTTTTATTGTCATGTTGTTGGATGAATTATTAGTTAAAGGCTATGGTTTAGGTTCAGGTATCTCCTTGTTTACTGCAACTAATATTGCAGAGCAGATTTTCTGGAAAGCATTTGCTCCTACCACTGTCAATTCTGGTCGTGGTAAAGAGTTCGAGGGTGCCGTCATTGCGCTATTCCACTTATTGAGTATTAGAAAAGATAAGAAAAGAGCCTTGGTGGAAGCATTTTACAGACAACATCTACCAAACATGTTCCAGGTGCTTTCCACTGTCGGCGTTTTCTTGTTTGTACTATACTTGCAAGGCTTCCGCTATGAATTGCCAATTAGATCTACCAGAACAAGAGGTCAACTTGGCGCATACCCAATCAAGTTGTTTTACACTTCTAACACTCCGATCATGTTGCAATCTGCCTTGACATCCAACATATTTTTGACTTCTCAATTACTCTACCAAAAGTTCCCATCAAACCCATTCGTTAAATTACTGGGTGTCTGGGGTACAAGACCAAGTGCTCCATTTGGCCAACAAGCTGCCCTTTCCGGTTTGTCTTATTACATACAGCCCCCATTTTCCTTTACAGACGCCTTACTAGATCCTACCAAGACTATCATTTACGTTTTATTCGTCCTTGGTGCATGTGCCATGTTTTCTAGAACCTGGATTGATGTTTCTGGTACTTCGCCCCGTGATGTCTCCAAGCAGTTTAAGGAACAAGGCTTGGTCATTAATGGTAAGAGAGAAACTAATGTGTACAAAGAATTGAAGAGAATCATTCCTACCGCAGCTGCCTTTGGCGGTGCCACTATTGGTGCTCTAGCCGTTGGCTCCGATCTACTAGGCACATTAGGCTCAGGTACTTCAATTTTGATGGCGACCACCACTATCTACGGTTACTACGAAATCGCTGCAAAGGAAGGTGGTTTTACGAAGAATTTAGTCGCTGGCTTCACAGAAATCACGGGTTAA
- the RIB3 gene encoding 3,4-dihydroxy-2-butanone-4-phosphate synthase RIB3 (Syntenic homolog of Ashbya gossypii ADR118C; Syntenic homolog of Saccharomyces cerevisiae YDR487C (RIB3)), protein MKPPFVDIETALNSFRENKFLIVMDHESRENEGDIICAAANITTEQMAFLIRHSSGYVCTPMSNAIADKLDLPLMSDLKCKAYDDDRYGTAYTITCDYAHGTTTGISAKDRALTCNKLADPGVSAVDFLKPGHVVPLRAKDGGVLDRDGHTEAAVELCKLVGLPEVGVICELVRDEDGLMMGLDDCKEFGKKYGIEMITIPQLQAYVRERQKNNTNA, encoded by the coding sequence ATGAAACCTCCAtttgttgatattgaaaCTGCTTTAAATTCCTTTAGAGAGAATAAATTCCTAATTGTAATGGATCATGAATCTCGCGAGAACGAGGGTGATATTATTTGTGCCGCCGCTAATATAACTACAGAACAAATGGCATTTTTAATTAGACATAGTTCAGGGTATGTGTGTACTCCAATGTCTAATGCAATTGCAGATAAATTAGACTTACCGTTAATGTCAGATTTAAAATGTAAGGCTTATGATGATGATAGATATGGAACTGCTTATACCATCACTTGTGATTACGCTCATGGTACTACAACTGGGATTTCTGCTAAAGATAGGGCACTCACGTGTAACAAGTTAGCAGATCCAGGCGTTTCAGCTGTTGATTTCCTAAAACCAGGTCACGTTGTTCCTCTAAGAGCTAAGGATGGCGGTGTTCTAGATAGAGATGGCCACACTGAGGCAGCTGTGGAACTATGCAAATTGGTAGGATTACCAGAAGTAGGAGTTATTTGTGAGCTTGTGAGGGATGAGGATGGATTAATGATGGGATTGGATGATTGTAAGGAGTTTGGGAAAAAGTACGGTATTGAAATGATCACTATTCCTCAACTGCAAGCTTATGTGCGTGAGAGGCAAAAGAATAACACTAATGCCTGA